The following DNA comes from Bacillota bacterium.
GTTATTTCCCTCTGGCAATGGCTGGAGAAAATTGGGATCCTTTGGAAATCTTGGGAGGGAGCCCCTCAGCCTTTCGACATAGAATCCACCATTGGTGATGTTACCATAGTGATAACACTGCCCTGATTGTCGGCAATTATTCGGTACACGAGGTGGGTTCTAGATGGCAACCAATAGGGAAGAGTATGCTCGAGTCTTACCCTTTCATAGAGAAAGTTCAACGGGGGACAAGCTCAGGGGGGAACGAGCCCGGCAGGGTACCAAAAGGCGGCAGGGGAGAATAACTCCCTTCCTTCTTTTCCGCCGCTGCTTGGGAGCACTGCTTCATTGGTTCATCACCGCCTTGAGCCAGAGGGGTGCTGCCTTGATGGCGGTAATGGGATTCTTCGCGGCCCGAGGGGCACTTTTCGGTGAAATTGCGCCCTTTGGTCCGGCCTTCTTTGGAATGATCCTGCTGGTTAGGCCCCAACTGGCCCTACCGGTATTTCTTGCGGTGTTGGCCGGGACATCGCTGCTGAGCTGGAATGATGGCTTGCTCTGGCTCACCGGCGGCACTGTCACTTGGATTCTCCTCCGGAGCCGCCCCAAGGCCCTTCAGCGGCTGAGTCCTCGCCTGCAGATTACTTTGGTCTTCGCCACCGCCTGTATAGTCCTGTCGAGTCTTGGGGTGGGGCTGCCCTGGCCGTGGTGCGGAGCCTATGTGTTGATTCTGTACGCCACCTGCCACCTTTTACATCCTCTAGTCGAGACCCGAAACCTGTCCGCGGGAAAGACCTTGACCCCGGAGCAAATCATCGCTGTTCTGGCCCTAGTGGTTATTCTCTTTTTGGGTGTGGCCAAGCTGCAGATTGGTCCCTGGGTGCCCCAGGTCAGCCTCAGCCTAACGGTGCTGCTGCTAATGGCGACCCAATGGGGAGCAGGGGTTGCTGCCATTGCCGGCATTTGCCTCGGAGTCTTGGTGGCGCCGGCTCTACCCGTAAGTCTGGTGTCTGCCATGGGAATGCTGGGCTTGGCCGGGGTTGGTACCGGTCTCGGTGCCCGCTATGGTCGCTTTGGTGCCACTGTGGGCTTCTTGGCGTCAATTTTTCTGGTCTCAATGGATATCCTTGAGCTGGAGACCCTGCAGTTTTGGTGGCTGCATGGGATTGTCGGGTGGGCTGTTTATATTGTCTTACCTACCCCTTGGGTGGACAATTGGGCCGCGGTACTGCCGGGCTCCCAAGCTTCCTTGTATCGACAGGCGAAATCCGAGGCTCGTCTGCAGCGAGAGGTAAACTCTCAACTCAGTGATTTGGCCGGCGTGTTCTCCAACCTCGCGGATACCTTCTCTGCGGTGCCCCAGGCCCGAACCATGGAGCTAGATTACGGCAGCAGGCTAGATGCCCTCAGCGAGCGGGTGTGCCGGGAGTGCCCTTCCTTTGATCGTTGCTGGAAGGATTCCTTCTACTTGACCTATTGGCAGTTCATGGAGCTGTTAACGGGAATCGAAAAGAGGGGCAAGACCGATATCGCTGATCTCGGCGAGGAACTGAAGGAACGATGCATTCGGCCGACACAGTTGGTTCTCAACGCCAATTATCTTTATGAGATGCTGCAAGTGGATGCCCATTGGCGTCAGCAAATTGAGGAAAGCCAGGAGATTGTGGCGGCACAACTGCAGGGAGTGGCCCAGGTCTTTCGCTCCTTTGCCAATACTGTGCATGTCAGGACGGAATTTGTTGAAGAATATGAGGAAAAGCTGGCTCTACAGTTTAAGCGGGCGGGTATCGACGGGCAGGTTAGGGTGAGAGTGTCCTCCGGCGGGCGGCTGCAGGTGGAGCTGACGGGCTCCGCTGCCTTGACGTCGCCGGAATGGAATGGGAAGATCGAAGACATCATATCCTCGGTAATGGAAACCCAGTACCAATTGTGGACCCGGCGAGCCTGCGACAGAGCTGATAAGAGCAGCAATCTGCGGCGGATGGTATACTTGCCGAAACCCACCTATGAACTGGAGATTCAAGCCGATGCCGCGCCCCGCAGTGGCGGCTGGGTCAACGGTGATACCTTTACCAGCCTACGCTTGGATGATGGGAAGGTGGCGATTGTCCTCAGCGACGGCATGGGCAGTGGTTCCAAGGCAGCCATGGAAAGCGGCACCACCGTCAAGTTGTTGTCGGAGCTGTTAAGCTGCGGCTTCGAACGGCCCTTCGCAGTGAAAATCGTCAACTCTATCCTGCGGATGCGCAATCCCCAGGATATGTTCACCACTGTGGACTTGGCCATCATTGACGTTTACTCGGGGCAAATCGAGTTCACCAAGATTGGAGCGGCTCCCAGCTACGTGATTCGCCGGGATGGAGAAGTGGATCGGATCCAGCTCAACTCGATACCCTTGGGAATTTTGCAGCGGGTTGATTACCAAAGCGAAGTGATCTGTTTAGAGCCCTACGATACCCTAGTGATGGTTACCGACGGCATTATTGAAGCCGGCAGCCGTACCACCGGTGGAGATGAATGGCTGCTCCACTATTTAGCAACTCCGGTACGGGAAGATCACAGCAACTTAGCCCAGTCCCTACTGGCCAAGGCTCAAGGAGCAGAGAATGGGCCCCAGGATGATCAGACGGTGATCACCGTGACCCTCAGGCCCTTGCTGCAACCGGTCGGACAGCCCATGTCCCACTCCCGATTGGACATTCCCGTCATTGTTCGTAGTTCCGCTTGAGTTTTTCTCGGAAGTTGTCAGACTAGGGGAAGGATCCCTATCTACTGTCGTGGAAAGAAGAAATGAGAAGTCAACCCAAGCTTTGTGTGTAGGGGATAACGGTGGATTTATTAGACAAAGTGATCAAGACCTGTGAGTCTCGCGATCTGTTAGAGCCCGGTGACGCAGTGGTCATTGGGCTTTCCGGTGGTCCGGATTCGGTGGCTTTGCTGGATCTCTTGTTCCGAATGCGGCAAGAGTGGCAGCTGTCCCTCTACGTAGTTCATCTCAATCACATGTTTCGGGGAGCCCAGGCTGAGGAGGATTTTCAGTTTTGCCGGGAGTTGGCGGCTAAACTGGGTCTTCCCTTTTTCGGTTATCGGATCGATGTGACAGAATACAGCCGGAGCCGAGGCCTAAACAGCCAACATGGCGGGCGGCTCCTGCGTTATCTCCTCTTTTCTGAGGTAGCTAAGGAAGTTGGGGGAGCGAAGGTGGCGGTGGCCCATCACCGCAATGACGTGGTGGAAACCTTCTTCATGCGGTTGCTCCGGGGCGGAGGCCTAAAGGGCCTGTCCAGTATCCCGCCGAAACGAGGTAACGTGATTCGGCCACTTTACGATGTGACTAAACCTGAAGTCGAAGCGTATTGTGACCAGCGGGGCTTAGAGTGGCGCCTGGATCCCAGCAATAACTCTGAGAAATACTGGCGCAACCGAATTCGACTCAGGTTGTTGCCCTTTTTAGAGAAGTTTTCCGCCGACCTGGTGGAGAGTACCTCCCGGCTGGTGGAGATTGTGCGCAGCGAGAATGAGTTCCTGGAGGAGTTGACCCAGGCCGCCTGGGACCAGTTAGTCCAAAGAGAGAAAGACTGGCAGTCTCGGGGGAAGTATGTCTTTGCCTGGGATGAGTTCACTGCTCAACCCCTGGCCCTGCAGCGCCGGCTGGTGCAAATGGCCTACCTTAAGATGGGGGTTAGTGATTACCAGCTGAGTTTTGCCCATGTGGAACAGGTTTTGGATCTGGTGAAGAACCAAGGGGGCCAGCAGGATCTGCCCAAGGGAGTCAGGGTGCAGGTGAGCAAGGACCGGGTGGGATTTTTCCTATCGGAGCCAGGAAAGCCCACAGGCTCTACACCGGCGAAGGCGTCGGCACTGCCCCGTCGGCAGCTAACCTTTGGGGAGAATTCCCTCCCGGAATGGGGACTGGAAATCACCCTGAAGCAGTGTCAAAACTGGCCCACCCCGGAAGAACTAAGGGATGCATTGGCACAGCAACGGGATACTTGGCACAGGGGGGGAAACTGGGAGATTTGGCTGGATGCAGCCAAGGTAGCCTTGCCGCTGTCTTGTCGCCAAAGACTAAAAGGTGATCGGTTTAGGCCCCTGGGCATGTCGGGTAGTAAGAAATTAAAGGATTATCTGATTGACAGGAAAATACCAAGAGAAAAACGGGATCTGATCCCGTTATTGTGTGATCAGCAGGGGATTGTTGCGGTGGTTGGTCATCAGCAGGCTGAGGACACGAAGATCACCGACAATACCACCATTGCCCTTCGAGTGACCTTTCGACAGACAAGGCAATCGCCGCTGGAGGCTTGACAATGAGAAGCAGGCGGTTGTAGTAGGGACAAATAGCTGTTATAATATGATAATGCCCTTATGTGTAAATAATCTTAGGAAAGCTTCTCATTGAGGTGAGGGGAGGACAGAATTTGAATAGATTTTTGCGCGGAATCAGTCTGTACCTGTTGATTGCAATCATTGCCGTATCCATTGTTAGCAGCCTCTATCCCAGTGTCTACTTCAAGCTTAGCTTGGGCTACGGGGAGTTTATCGAGCGGCTGGAGCAGGGACAGGTACGACAGGTTAATATGATAGGAGAGCAGCGAGTCGAGGGTACCCTGCGGGATGGAACCAACTTTGAAACCACGATTCCCATCGGAAAGATGGCTGAGCTCTCCGACGACTTGATGGCCAGGGGAGTCCAGGTGACTGCCTCTGCTCCTGAACCTACTCCTTGGTGGCTGGCGCTGTTGCCTAATATCATCACACTGGTGATCTTTATCGGAATTTGGCTTTTCATCCTCAACCAGATGCAGGGCGGTAATAACCGGGCCATGTCCTTTGGCAAGAGTAGAGCCAAGCTGCAAACCGAGGACAAGGTAAAGAAGGGTTTTGACGATGTAGCCGGTCTCGATGAAGCTAAGCAGGAATTAGTCGAGATCGTGGATTTCCTCAGGCACCCGAAGCGCTTCGTTGAGCTCGGTGCCAAGATTCCCAAAGGAGTGCTCCTGGTAGGCCCGCCAGGGACCGGTAAGACCCTGTTGGCCAAGGCGGTGGCCGGAGAAGCTGGAGTTCCCTTTTTTAGTATCAGTGGTTCTGACTTTGTAGAAATGTTCGTAGGTGTCGGTGCCTCTCGGGTCAGGGATATGTTTGACACTGCCAAGAAGAGCGCACCCTGTATTGTTTTCATCGACGAGTTGGATGCCGTGGGACGCCACCGGGGTGCCGGTCTGGGGGGCGGCCACGATGAGCGGGAACAAACCCTGAACCAATTGCTGGTGGAGATGGATGGATTTGAGGCCAACTCTGGAATCATCGTGATGGCAGCAACCACCCGTCCCGACGTCTTGGACCCGGCATTGTTGCGCCCGGGCCGATTTGACCGGAAGATCGTCGTCGATCGTCCCGATTACGAAGGTCGAATCGAAATTCTCAAGGTACACTCTCGGGGCAAGCCTTTGGACTCCACCGTGGATCTCAAGGTATTGGCCAGGAGAACCCCGGGCTTCAGTGGCGCCGATCTGGAGAATCTGATGAATGAAGCGGCAATCTTGGCGGCGCGTCGGCGGAAGCGAACCATCAGCATGGAAGAGTGTGAAGAGGCCATTGACCGAGTGATGATGGGTCCGGAACGAAAGCGGAAGGCGATGTCCTTAGAGGACAAGAAGGTCTTTGCCTATCATGAGGCGGGTCACGCCCTGGTAGCCAGCTTTGTCCCCAATTCCGATCCGGTACACAAGATTACCATCGTCGGTAGAGGGTTGGCCGGGGGTTACACGATGATTCTGCCCGAGGAAGACCGGTACGTAATGACCAAGTCCCGGTTGGAAGACCAGTTGTCCTGGATGCTGGGAGGCAGAGCCGCCGAAGAGATCGTCTTCAATGAGGTTAGTACCGGAGCCCAGAATGACCTGGAGCGGACTACTAAGTTGGCTCGCCAGATGATCACGGAATACGGAATGAGTGAGCGCTTAGGACCCTTGACCTTCGGTCGACGCCATGAAGAACAGATCTTCTTGGGCAGGGATATCTCCAGGGAGCGAAACTACAGTGAAGAAGTCGCGGCAGTAATCGACGAGGAAGTCCGACGTCTCGTGGATAACGCCCATGAAAGGGCCATTAACATCCTCACGGAGCACCGAACGGAACTGGACGCCGTGGCCGAGGCTTTGATCGAGCGAGAGACCCTCAATCGTGAGGATTACGAGGAGATTCTCGCTGCTCCCGAGGAGACCTTGCGTCGTCTGCGGCAGAACCGAGCCCTTCAGCAGAGCGACGATGATAGTCCCATCAACGAGGTGGGCTTTGATCCCGAGCCTAATCCTGTAGGTTAATTCCACCCACGTCAAAAGGAGGTTGACCTATCAATGGATCGTCTGTCACTTAAGGGTATGCAGTTTTACGGCTATCATGGAGCCTATGAAGCTGAGAAAGAGATGGGTCAACCCATTGAAGTTGATATCGACCTGCTGGGCGATTTTAGCAGCAGCAGTCAGACCGATGATGTAGAGCTCAGTGTCAGTTACGGCGACATCTATGCTATCGTCAAGGATTTGGTGGAGGAGCGGGAATTCAACTTGATTCAAGCCCTTGCCGAGGCGATTGCAGAAGAGGTCCTGGCCAGTTGTGACGTTGACAGGGTTACCGTTAGGGTGAGAAAACCCATGGCTTCCATCGGTGGTATCATCCAGGCAGTAGAGGCGGAATTAACTCGACCAATTACTACTGTCGCTGGCGAGTAATACGATAGAATCAAGAAGGGGAGCAGTACTTAGCTGCTCCCCTTTTCCTATGCCTATTAGGTTCCTTTCGACAACCTCTAATCGATATCTTCGGGTCTTTCGCCCACAATCAGCGGAATCTGCAGTTGTGTACCTCCCCGCCGCACGGTGAGGGTAATCTGCTGTCCCGGTTGCAGTTGTTGTACCTTAGCCATGAAGTCCTGGGTACCGCGAATGGGCTTTCTATCGATGGCGATGACGTAGTCCCCTTCCTTCAGTCCAGCCTTCTCCGCGGGCTGACCCTCCAAGACATTGACGATGACAATGCCTTGGGCGCCGGAGACCCGGAAGTATCTTTCTGCGCTTTCATACTGGACTCCCAGCCACGGGGAACCTCGCTCTACCTTGCCCTTTTCAATCAGGTCCGTTAGAACCTCTTTGGCTGTATTGATGGGAATGGCAAAGCCAATTCCCTGGGCTTGGGCGTTAACCGCAGTATTGATTCCGATGACTTCACCCTTGATGTTCAAAAGGGGTCCGCCACTATTTCCGGGGTTGATGGCCGCGTCGGTTTGCATCAGGTTTTGGTACAGTTTGACCGTGGATTTGTCATAATCGGGAATGCTAATTTGCCGGCCCTTGGCGCTGAGTACGCCAATGGTTACCGTATGGTCGAACTGCTCACCGTAGGGATTACCGATGGCAATGACAAACTCGCCGGGACGGCTGCGATCGGAATCGCCCAGAGGTAGTGTTGGCAGTTCCTTCAACTCCTGGGGCTTTTCAATTTTCAGTACCGCCAGGTCCAGCATGTAGTCGGCGCCAATTAGCTCCGCCTCCACCTCGCCATCGAATTCCGCGGTGGTGATGCGAACGGTAATGGTCTGGCCTTCACCGACATCCCCCACCACGTGCTGGTTGGTGAGAATGTGACCCTCGGTATCAATGATAAAGCCCGTACCCGCGCTTTGTCTCGGTTGCGGTCGACCGGGGGTGGGGAAGGGGAAGAATCTGTCGCCGAACCAGAAACGGAAGAAGGGATCATCAAAGGGTGATCTCGAGGTATCTATTTCCGGTTGGGGCCACTCCACGGAGATGAACACCACGGCGGGACTACTATCCTCGGCCACATCGGCAATGAGATAGGGATTCCCCGTTAGGGCGGCAGCGGCGTAGACCTTGGAATTACCCACCAACTGACGGTCTGCCGGTACTTCTGCCTGCTCTGAAGGATTGGCACTATTCCAGCGTGGAATAGGTAAGGCATCAGAGCCCCAAAGAATACCTCCGACGGTGAGTACCACGGTGAGCACCACCGGGAGGAGGATACGATGTCGCTTTCGCATTTGCTGATTACCTCCTAAATACTCCCTGAAGCTTCGGTTTTCAGTTGGGGAAAAGACTTCTAGAGATAATTATACCCAATGGGGCTTTCTGTGTAAACTAAATGCAATTGTTTGTTAAATATAGAGGTAAGGTGACCGAACAATGAACCAAGCTAATATCCCCCTGTCTGCCCAAGGGGAAATGTTGGCCCAGCTGCAGGCCGCTGCCAAAGAAGTAACCTCCTATCTACACTTAGCTGAGACGGAGTCCACCAATGATGTGGTGCGGGACATGGCCCGCCGTCAAGTGCCGGAAATTGCAGTGGTGGTCGCCGATGCACAAACCCGGGGACGAGGTCGATTGGGTCGACGCTGGATTTCCCAGCCGGGCACAGGGTTGTGGGTGAGCCTCCTGGTTCGTCCCGGAACTGCCCATCGCATAAGTGGAACTCTGTCCCTCGCGGCTGCGTTGGCGACCAAGGAGGCCATCGGCAGCCTTTGCGGGCTTACCAATCTGCAGCTGAAATGGCCCAACGATGTGGTGGCCGACTCCGGAAAATTAGCGGGGATCTTGGTGGAGGGTGGGGGCGCTACCGCCTTGAACTGGGCGGCCGTTGGGATCGGCATCAACGTGACAAAGCCTCCGGAACTGGCCGCTTTGAACCGTCCCGTGGTGGCCCTTAACGAGCTAAGCCCGACACCGGTTGGCCGCAGCCAGCTCTTGATTAGGTTGGTTGGTGCCTTTGGTCGGTTTTATCGGATTTTCCAAGAAGACCCCAGGAAAATCGTTGCAGAGTTTTCCCGTCACTGTGCCACTCTGGGGCAAGAGGTTACTTGGCAGGTCCGGGATCAGGACGGGACTTCCCGTCGGGGACAAGCCGTGGGAATCGATGACACCGGGGCATTGCTGGTCAGACCCCAGGGCACAGACCGGCTGACGGCCTTGACCGCGGCTGAGATAAGTCTCGGTACTCTTTCCGATGGGGCGGGCAGACAAGAATAAGACCCCGCTGTCTGTGGGAGGCTACTATCAGTACCCGTATGAAGGGGGGCTAGGCTTGTCACAGAAGGAAAAGGAACTAAAGCGTATTGCCGAGGAGTATTCCGTTGCCCCTTTAGATCTGGAAGATGGCACCCAGCTGCCTAACCTCATGGGCTGGTGGGCGATGTACGACTTTCAAAACTATCGAGCCCGTATCTTGGAGGAAATAGCTGATTCCCTGGGGGAATCCGTTGAGGAGGTCCCTGGACGTACTAAGTATTGATACGTTGAAAGCCCTTGCCGCCGTATCTGGTGGCAGGGGCTGTTTTTTCGGATAAATCTGTTAAAGCCAGAAGGTGCCCACGGTTTCCAGTCGTAGTCAGTTATCAGAGAACAAGCACAAATCTGCAAAACTGTCGAGGCGGAGGGCGAAGTAAATGACTATGACTGAGCGGGAACGATATGTAGCGACAATGACCTTTGGAACACCAGACAAGATACCCTTTCAGCCCGGCGGCCCCCGGGAGTCCACTTTGGCCACCTGGCGAACTCAAGGGTTGCCGGCGGAAGGTCACTGGTATCAGCACCTAATGGAGGAACTGGGGATTGACTATCAGCCGCCGGGACCGAAGGTAGATCCTGGGGTGTCCTTTATTATGATCCCCACCTTTGAGGAGAAGGTACTGGAACACAAAGACGGTCACTATATTGTCCAGGATTGGATGGGTGCGATCACCGAGATCTCCGATGAGTATGACTACACCTATCTCAGAATGCCCAAGGATTTTGTCACTAGGAAATGGCACAAGTTTCCCGTGGAGACCAGGGAGGACTGGGAAAAAATGAAACCCCGGTATGATCCTGCTTCACCGGGGCGTTTTCCCGAGGATTTTGCCCAGCGGGCGCAGCTGCTGGAAAACCGGGACTATCCCGTCTCCGTTAGCGTCAATGGGCCCTTCTGGCAGCTGCGGGAGTGGCTGGGATTTACCAACCTCTGTATTAAGCTGGTGGAGGAGCCGGACTTTATTCGCGAGATGATCGGCTTTTGGATCCAGTTTGTCGAGCAGGTCCTGGAGAAGATGCTGGCATCCTTTGTTCCCGATGCAGTTTGGATTCATGAAGACATGGCCTACAAGGCCCACAGCATGATTTCTCCGGCAATGACCCGAGAATTTCTCATGCCGGCCTACCAGCGGTGGGAAAAACTCCTGCGCCGTCATCAGGTGCCGGTCATAGCCCTGGACTCCGATGGGTATGTCGGTGAGTTGATTCCCATCTGGATTGAAGCAGGAATCAACTGCTCTGGCCCCAATGAAGTGGCGGCCCACAATGACATCGTGGAATATCGTCGCCTCTATGGGACGAAGATGGCCTATACCGGGGGTATTGACAAGCGAGCCATTGCCAAGGGCGGGAAAGCAATGGAAGAAGAAGTTATGCGGGTGGTTCCTCCCCTCTTAGAGCAGGGCGGTTTCATTCCCGGTTGTGACCATGGGGTGCCTCCCGACATTTCCTGGCCCAATTTCGTTGCCTATGCCCGGCTCTTGGCTCAGCTGACTGGTTGGTTATAATCTGTCCTAATCGCCAGGTCCAAAAAGGCCCTGGCGCCTTCTGGACTACTGCAGCAAGACGGGGAAAGCTCGCTTTCCCCGTCTTGGCCTCTGGCTATAAGTCTATGATGAAAGGTGATACGCTCTAGCGGCCCTGAGCCGCTAGCCCCAACTCTCGATTCAATGCCTTGCGAAGAGGGACGAGTCCCCGCTCCTTGGCCTTGGGGCTTAAAGTTGAATTCTCAATGGCTGCTATGGCTTGGGCCAGCCGCTCGACTTGTTCCTTCCGTCCCGTTGATTTCATGTCTCATCCCTCCGCAGATATGATTTCCATCCATTAGTATGTCCAACTCCCCGGCAAATATACCAAAGTAGGTAAAAAATTAACAAAACCGGTGGAACAGGGGTCGGTCTGACCTTTCCTGACCAAAAGACGAAGTTTAGAGGAGCTAGGGTGAGAAAAACTTTGGTTTGACAAGAATTTTCCCCCTCCTTCCTGGCGGAGGCTGGAAAATGGCCGAAAACTGGTTTTGCTTAGGCCAGAGAAAGACGGGTACAATACCAGTGAAGGTCAGGGAAGGTCAAAGGCCGCGAGTGGCTAAAAACCATAGTGGCGGAGACAATAGATATGGGTGGATTTTCCACTCCGATGGTCTGGGTTTGGCCCCGGCAGCAGGGGGCATCGTGGCTGTATCTTGGTGAGAAGGAGGGCGCTGATGGCTACCCTGGCTGATCACATTGAAAATTATCTAAAGCGATTGTTAAGTGAGATGGGGCAGGATACCCTTCATATCCGTAGGACCGATTTAGCTGAGCGCTTTCAGTGCGTTCCGTCTCAGATTAACTATGTGCTAAAGACCCGATTTACCGCTAAACATGGGTACATTGTGGAAAGCCGCCGAGGGGGCGGTGGGTATATTCGCATCACTCGTCTGCAGCCGGTAGAGGGCGAACAGCTGATTTCCTGGGCCTACAATCAGGTGGGTAGGACAGTGTCGAAAGAGGGTATAGAATACTTGCTGGCCCGGCTGG
Coding sequences within:
- a CDS encoding ATP-dependent metallopeptidase FtsH/Yme1/Tma family protein is translated as MNRFLRGISLYLLIAIIAVSIVSSLYPSVYFKLSLGYGEFIERLEQGQVRQVNMIGEQRVEGTLRDGTNFETTIPIGKMAELSDDLMARGVQVTASAPEPTPWWLALLPNIITLVIFIGIWLFILNQMQGGNNRAMSFGKSRAKLQTEDKVKKGFDDVAGLDEAKQELVEIVDFLRHPKRFVELGAKIPKGVLLVGPPGTGKTLLAKAVAGEAGVPFFSISGSDFVEMFVGVGASRVRDMFDTAKKSAPCIVFIDELDAVGRHRGAGLGGGHDEREQTLNQLLVEMDGFEANSGIIVMAATTRPDVLDPALLRPGRFDRKIVVDRPDYEGRIEILKVHSRGKPLDSTVDLKVLARRTPGFSGADLENLMNEAAILAARRRKRTISMEECEEAIDRVMMGPERKRKAMSLEDKKVFAYHEAGHALVASFVPNSDPVHKITIVGRGLAGGYTMILPEEDRYVMTKSRLEDQLSWMLGGRAAEEIVFNEVSTGAQNDLERTTKLARQMITEYGMSERLGPLTFGRRHEEQIFLGRDISRERNYSEEVAAVIDEEVRRLVDNAHERAINILTEHRTELDAVAEALIERETLNREDYEEILAAPEETLRRLRQNRALQQSDDDSPINEVGFDPEPNPVG
- a CDS encoding biotin--[acetyl-CoA-carboxylase] ligase, whose amino-acid sequence is MNQANIPLSAQGEMLAQLQAAAKEVTSYLHLAETESTNDVVRDMARRQVPEIAVVVADAQTRGRGRLGRRWISQPGTGLWVSLLVRPGTAHRISGTLSLAAALATKEAIGSLCGLTNLQLKWPNDVVADSGKLAGILVEGGGATALNWAAVGIGINVTKPPELAALNRPVVALNELSPTPVGRSQLLIRLVGAFGRFYRIFQEDPRKIVAEFSRHCATLGQEVTWQVRDQDGTSRRGQAVGIDDTGALLVRPQGTDRLTALTAAEISLGTLSDGAGRQE
- a CDS encoding CtsR family transcriptional regulator, with protein sequence MATLADHIENYLKRLLSEMGQDTLHIRRTDLAERFQCVPSQINYVLKTRFTAKHGYIVESRRGGGGYIRITRLQPVEGEQLISWAYNQVGRTVSKEGIEYLLARLEDAKVLEAEQIRLIRAVIDQETRLLEPSIAGMVRAALFRALLVVSVGSR
- the tilS gene encoding tRNA lysidine(34) synthetase TilS; the protein is MDLLDKVIKTCESRDLLEPGDAVVIGLSGGPDSVALLDLLFRMRQEWQLSLYVVHLNHMFRGAQAEEDFQFCRELAAKLGLPFFGYRIDVTEYSRSRGLNSQHGGRLLRYLLFSEVAKEVGGAKVAVAHHRNDVVETFFMRLLRGGGLKGLSSIPPKRGNVIRPLYDVTKPEVEAYCDQRGLEWRLDPSNNSEKYWRNRIRLRLLPFLEKFSADLVESTSRLVEIVRSENEFLEELTQAAWDQLVQREKDWQSRGKYVFAWDEFTAQPLALQRRLVQMAYLKMGVSDYQLSFAHVEQVLDLVKNQGGQQDLPKGVRVQVSKDRVGFFLSEPGKPTGSTPAKASALPRRQLTFGENSLPEWGLEITLKQCQNWPTPEELRDALAQQRDTWHRGGNWEIWLDAAKVALPLSCRQRLKGDRFRPLGMSGSKKLKDYLIDRKIPREKRDLIPLLCDQQGIVAVVGHQQAEDTKITDNTTIALRVTFRQTRQSPLEA
- the folB gene encoding dihydroneopterin aldolase; the protein is MDRLSLKGMQFYGYHGAYEAEKEMGQPIEVDIDLLGDFSSSSQTDDVELSVSYGDIYAIVKDLVEEREFNLIQALAEAIAEEVLASCDVDRVTVRVRKPMASIGGIIQAVEAELTRPITTVAGE
- a CDS encoding SpoIIE family protein phosphatase, with product MATNREEYARVLPFHRESSTGDKLRGERARQGTKRRQGRITPFLLFRRCLGALLHWFITALSQRGAALMAVMGFFAARGALFGEIAPFGPAFFGMILLVRPQLALPVFLAVLAGTSLLSWNDGLLWLTGGTVTWILLRSRPKALQRLSPRLQITLVFATACIVLSSLGVGLPWPWCGAYVLILYATCHLLHPLVETRNLSAGKTLTPEQIIAVLALVVILFLGVAKLQIGPWVPQVSLSLTVLLLMATQWGAGVAAIAGICLGVLVAPALPVSLVSAMGMLGLAGVGTGLGARYGRFGATVGFLASIFLVSMDILELETLQFWWLHGIVGWAVYIVLPTPWVDNWAAVLPGSQASLYRQAKSEARLQREVNSQLSDLAGVFSNLADTFSAVPQARTMELDYGSRLDALSERVCRECPSFDRCWKDSFYLTYWQFMELLTGIEKRGKTDIADLGEELKERCIRPTQLVLNANYLYEMLQVDAHWRQQIEESQEIVAAQLQGVAQVFRSFANTVHVRTEFVEEYEEKLALQFKRAGIDGQVRVRVSSGGRLQVELTGSAALTSPEWNGKIEDIISSVMETQYQLWTRRACDRADKSSNLRRMVYLPKPTYELEIQADAAPRSGGWVNGDTFTSLRLDDGKVAIVLSDGMGSGSKAAMESGTTVKLLSELLSCGFERPFAVKIVNSILRMRNPQDMFTTVDLAIIDVYSGQIEFTKIGAAPSYVIRRDGEVDRIQLNSIPLGILQRVDYQSEVICLEPYDTLVMVTDGIIEAGSRTTGGDEWLLHYLATPVREDHSNLAQSLLAKAQGAENGPQDDQTVITVTLRPLLQPVGQPMSHSRLDIPVIVRSSA
- a CDS encoding trypsin-like serine protease → MRKRHRILLPVVLTVVLTVGGILWGSDALPIPRWNSANPSEQAEVPADRQLVGNSKVYAAAALTGNPYLIADVAEDSSPAVVFISVEWPQPEIDTSRSPFDDPFFRFWFGDRFFPFPTPGRPQPRQSAGTGFIIDTEGHILTNQHVVGDVGEGQTITVRITTAEFDGEVEAELIGADYMLDLAVLKIEKPQELKELPTLPLGDSDRSRPGEFVIAIGNPYGEQFDHTVTIGVLSAKGRQISIPDYDKSTVKLYQNLMQTDAAINPGNSGGPLLNIKGEVIGINTAVNAQAQGIGFAIPINTAKEVLTDLIEKGKVERGSPWLGVQYESAERYFRVSGAQGIVIVNVLEGQPAEKAGLKEGDYVIAIDRKPIRGTQDFMAKVQQLQPGQQITLTVRRGGTQLQIPLIVGERPEDID